Proteins encoded by one window of Candidatus Methylomirabilota bacterium:
- a CDS encoding polysaccharide deacetylase family protein encodes MRLPRDRFDYSPITSRRPWTLPKGARIAVWTIVNIEEWDIEKPMARQYLTAPQGVSTVPDVPNWAWHDYGMRVGFWRLLEALAKRKIRATTSINAHVVESYTPVAKAMLDAGWEFMAHGVIQGAMHLLPDQRAAIRQSVEMLKKFTGKKPKGWLGPGLTETWETLDYLAQEGIEYVSDWVNDDQPYEIRTTAGPLVSVPYTIELNDIPMMVIQHHTSSEWLQRAKDQFDRLYAEGARNPRVMALAVHPYISGVPHRIKYFEAVYDYMRKKKGVWFTTGEDIYEWYKASR; translated from the coding sequence GTGAGACTCCCCCGCGACCGCTTCGACTATTCACCGATCACGAGCCGCCGCCCGTGGACACTGCCCAAGGGCGCGCGCATCGCCGTCTGGACGATCGTCAACATCGAAGAGTGGGACATCGAGAAGCCGATGGCCCGCCAGTACCTGACGGCGCCGCAGGGCGTCAGCACGGTGCCCGACGTGCCGAACTGGGCGTGGCACGACTACGGGATGCGCGTGGGCTTCTGGCGGCTGCTCGAGGCGCTCGCCAAGCGCAAGATCCGCGCGACTACGTCGATCAACGCCCACGTGGTCGAGTCGTACACGCCCGTGGCCAAGGCGATGCTCGACGCGGGGTGGGAGTTCATGGCCCACGGCGTGATCCAGGGCGCGATGCACCTCCTGCCCGACCAGCGCGCGGCCATCCGCCAGTCCGTCGAGATGCTCAAGAAGTTCACCGGCAAGAAGCCCAAGGGCTGGCTGGGCCCGGGACTGACCGAGACCTGGGAGACGCTCGACTACCTCGCCCAGGAGGGGATCGAGTACGTGTCCGACTGGGTCAACGATGACCAGCCCTACGAGATCCGCACGACGGCGGGCCCGCTCGTTTCGGTGCCGTACACGATCGAGCTCAACGACATCCCGATGATGGTGATCCAGCACCACACGTCATCCGAATGGCTGCAGCGCGCCAAAGACCAGTTCGACCGGCTCTACGCCGAGGGCGCCAGGAACCCGCGCGTGATGGCCCTCGCCGTGCATCCCTACATCTCGGGCGTGCCGCACCGGATCAAGTACTTCGAGGCGGTCTACGACTACATGCGGAAGAAGAAGGGCGTCTGGTTCACCACCGGCGAGGACATCTACGAGTGGTACAAGGCCTCACGATGA
- a CDS encoding ABC transporter substrate-binding protein produces the protein MITRIATLVALALLTTAPGATAQEQPRMGGVLKAGMIGEAPTLDLHATTAVITQQITWHVYETLYTYDKNMSPIPMLAEGHAIADNGRRYTITLRKDVRFHNGKEMISADVVPSLQHWGKLATPGKAIWKNVEAVEAKDPYTVVIYLREPSGSLLFALGSPNNGAAIYPKDILAAAGDLPVKEYIGTGPYRFVEHKPDRHVRLARFKEYSARSEPPNGYGGKRTAYIDEIYFIPVPEASVRLAGTETGEYNFAQSIRQDQVDRVKGQPALEAQIVKPYGWITAVPNHKEGVMANRKVRQAFQAVLDMEPIMSAGIGNKAFYRLDGALFYPEQGLFHSQAGVTGYNQKNKAKARQLLKEAGYAGQPVRWITTKEYEWMYNTALMSSQQMEDVGFKVDLQVLDWATLVQRRGKPELFDIFSTGFTLNPDPAIATAVQCNWPGSWCLEEKDKLLAEMARETDPKKRRTMIEKVQALFYEDVGRIKFGDYFDLWVTRKEVRGFKPGPYLYFWNAWIAK, from the coding sequence ATGATCACGCGAATCGCCACGCTCGTCGCCCTCGCGCTCCTGACCACCGCGCCCGGCGCGACGGCGCAGGAGCAGCCGCGCATGGGCGGCGTACTCAAGGCCGGGATGATCGGCGAGGCGCCGACGCTCGACCTCCACGCGACGACCGCCGTCATCACGCAGCAGATCACCTGGCACGTGTACGAGACGCTCTACACGTACGACAAGAACATGAGCCCGATCCCGATGCTGGCCGAGGGGCACGCGATCGCCGACAACGGACGTCGCTACACCATCACGCTCCGCAAAGACGTGCGGTTCCACAACGGCAAGGAGATGATCTCGGCCGACGTCGTGCCCTCGCTCCAGCACTGGGGCAAGCTCGCCACGCCGGGTAAGGCGATCTGGAAGAACGTCGAGGCCGTCGAGGCCAAGGATCCGTATACGGTCGTGATCTACCTCAGGGAGCCCTCGGGCTCGCTCTTGTTCGCTCTGGGCTCGCCCAACAACGGCGCGGCGATCTATCCCAAGGACATCCTCGCCGCCGCGGGCGACCTGCCGGTCAAGGAGTACATCGGCACGGGCCCCTACCGCTTCGTCGAGCACAAGCCCGACCGGCACGTCCGGCTGGCGCGCTTCAAGGAGTACTCGGCCCGCTCGGAGCCGCCCAACGGCTACGGCGGCAAGCGCACGGCGTACATCGACGAGATCTACTTCATCCCGGTCCCGGAGGCCTCCGTGCGGCTGGCCGGCACAGAGACCGGCGAGTACAACTTCGCGCAGAGCATCCGGCAGGACCAGGTGGACCGCGTCAAGGGCCAGCCGGCCCTCGAGGCGCAGATCGTCAAGCCCTACGGCTGGATCACCGCCGTGCCGAACCACAAGGAAGGCGTGATGGCCAACCGCAAGGTGCGGCAAGCCTTCCAGGCCGTGCTCGACATGGAGCCGATCATGTCGGCCGGCATCGGCAACAAGGCCTTCTACCGGCTCGACGGCGCGCTCTTCTACCCCGAGCAGGGGCTGTTCCACTCGCAGGCGGGTGTAACGGGCTACAACCAGAAGAACAAGGCAAAGGCGCGCCAGCTCCTGAAGGAAGCCGGCTACGCCGGCCAGCCCGTACGCTGGATCACCACCAAGGAGTACGAGTGGATGTACAACACGGCGCTCATGTCCTCGCAGCAGATGGAGGACGTGGGCTTCAAGGTCGACCTCCAGGTCCTCGACTGGGCGACGCTGGTCCAGCGGCGCGGCAAGCCCGAGCTCTTCGACATCTTCTCGACGGGCTTTACGCTCAACCCCGACCCGGCCATCGCGACCGCCGTCCAGTGCAACTGGCCGGGCTCGTGGTGCCTCGAGGAGAAGGACAAGCTCCTCGCCGAGATGGCGCGGGAGACCGACCCCAAGAAGCGCCGCACGATGATCGAGAAGGTCCAGGCGCTGTTCTACGAGGACGTCGGGCGCATCAAGTTCGGGGACTACTTCGACCTCTGGGTGACGCGCAAGGAAGTGCGCGGCTTCAAGCCGGGTCCGTATCTGTACTTCTGGAACGCCTGGATCGCGAAGTAA
- a CDS encoding YciC family protein produces MRRDIIEETFRLLARHFDLFTLIALTVWLPGHLIINYIDFFATSKGAADAGARGFRVGLMVEGAFGPLVVAATLAALARITRGEPASYAQAMRHGFAIWPRLFIARLVASALVLAGLIALVVPGVLALVRLSFVDALVVLDGAPLGSALRASNALTVGRRLAIFWTGGSLFVAVFSVAMTLSALAGAADHFVVQVLVDCVIAVTQTVFTIALFLFYREARHAAATAIPSAPAD; encoded by the coding sequence GTGCGCCGGGACATCATCGAGGAGACGTTCCGGCTCCTCGCCCGGCACTTCGACCTGTTCACGCTCATCGCGCTGACCGTGTGGCTGCCGGGCCACCTGATCATCAACTACATCGATTTCTTCGCGACTTCCAAAGGCGCCGCGGATGCCGGCGCGCGCGGCTTCCGGGTCGGCCTGATGGTGGAAGGCGCCTTCGGCCCGCTGGTGGTGGCTGCCACGCTGGCCGCGTTGGCGCGCATCACGCGCGGCGAGCCCGCCAGCTATGCCCAGGCCATGCGGCATGGCTTCGCCATCTGGCCGCGGCTCTTTATCGCCCGGCTCGTCGCGAGCGCGCTCGTCCTGGCAGGGCTGATCGCGCTCGTCGTGCCCGGCGTGCTCGCCCTGGTCCGGCTCTCGTTCGTGGACGCGCTCGTGGTCCTCGACGGGGCGCCTCTCGGCTCCGCGCTCCGCGCCAGCAACGCGCTCACCGTCGGCCGCCGCCTGGCCATCTTCTGGACGGGCGGATCCCTCTTCGTGGCCGTCTTCTCCGTCGCGATGACGCTCTCGGCGCTGGCGGGCGCGGCCGACCACTTCGTCGTCCAGGTGCTGGTCGACTGCGTGATCGCGGTGACACAGACCGTGTTCACGATCGCGCTCTTCCTCTTCTACCGGGAAGCCCGGCATGCCGCCGCGACTGCAATCCCCAGCGCCCCCGCCGACTGA
- a CDS encoding TatD family hydrolase, translating to MRLFDTHAHLHFPDYAEDLDAVLERARGAGVRGLVTIGTDRDTNRATVELAKRLPDVWATVGIHPHDAAEATEADFEEMERLASEEAKVVGFGEMGLDFFRNLSPPDVQRQVFRRQIDIARRAGKPLVIHCRDAHAETLAILAEERAGETGGVMHCFSGDVEIARRCLDLGLYISLAGPVTYKNARALPDVARFVPEDRLVVETDCPYLPPTPHRGKRNEPAFVALTAALIAELRNADPEALCDALTANAAKLFRITLT from the coding sequence ATGCGGCTCTTCGACACCCACGCGCACCTGCACTTCCCCGACTACGCGGAGGATCTCGACGCCGTCCTCGAGCGCGCGCGCGGGGCGGGCGTGCGCGGCCTGGTGACGATCGGGACGGATCGGGATACCAACCGCGCCACGGTGGAGCTGGCGAAGCGGCTGCCCGACGTGTGGGCGACGGTCGGGATCCATCCTCACGACGCCGCCGAAGCGACGGAGGCCGATTTCGAGGAGATGGAGCGGCTCGCGAGTGAAGAGGCCAAGGTCGTCGGCTTCGGCGAGATGGGCCTCGATTTCTTCCGCAACCTCTCGCCGCCGGACGTCCAGCGCCAGGTCTTCCGCCGCCAGATCGACATCGCCCGCCGCGCGGGCAAGCCGCTGGTCATCCATTGCCGCGACGCGCACGCCGAGACGCTCGCGATCCTCGCCGAGGAGCGAGCGGGGGAGACCGGGGGCGTCATGCACTGCTTCTCGGGGGACGTGGAAATCGCGCGGCGCTGTCTCGACCTGGGGCTCTACATCTCGCTGGCGGGGCCAGTGACCTACAAGAACGCCCGCGCGCTTCCCGACGTCGCCCGGTTCGTGCCCGAGGACCGCCTGGTCGTCGAAACCGACTGCCCGTACCTGCCGCCCACGCCGCACCGGGGGAAGCGCAACGAGCCCGCCTTCGTCGCGCTGACCGCCGCGCTCATCGCGGAGCTCCGAAACGCAGATCCCGAAGCGCTCTGCGATGCGCTCACGGCCAACGCGGCCAAGCTCTTCCGCATCACGCTGACCTAA
- a CDS encoding DUF2007 domain-containing protein encodes MTRRGKVIQFPKRQPPAEPAAPALVKVRRCRDQAEALVVRALLDGHGIPAVMRGQFVQSVHPFSVGDAGAVTLFVAAADADQALSLLARA; translated from the coding sequence ATGACACGCCGGGGCAAGGTCATCCAGTTCCCGAAGCGGCAGCCGCCGGCCGAGCCCGCTGCTCCTGCCCTCGTCAAGGTGCGCCGCTGCCGGGACCAGGCCGAGGCGCTCGTGGTGCGCGCGCTCCTGGACGGTCACGGCATCCCCGCGGTGATGCGCGGGCAGTTCGTCCAGTCCGTGCATCCGTTCAGCGTCGGCGACGCGGGCGCGGTAACCCTTTTCGTCGCCGCGGCCGACGCCGACCAAGCCCTGTCGCTCCTCGCCCGCGCCTAG
- the metG gene encoding methionine--tRNA ligase, translating into MADRTFYLTTPIYYVNARPHLGHACTTIMADAMCRYRRLRGERVYLLTGTDEHGERIAQVAAAAGVTPQAYADEISGVFRETWRQLGITNDDFIRTTEPRHKAVVQAILQKLYDAGEIYFGEYGGWYCYGCERFYTEKEIVDGKCPDHQTALTFIKEKNYFFRMSKHQTWLIKHLQDHPDFIQPERYRNEVLGFLREPLQDLSISRPTSRLTWGIPLPFDDQYVTYVWFDALINYVSALGYPDGALYKELWPHVEHLIGKDILQPHGVYWPTMLHAAGIPLYQRLNVHGFWSLGGGKMSKSVGNVVEAFQLTDKYGHDAFRYFLLREMNFGLDASFTEEALVGRLNADLANDLGNLASRATTLLSRFGAIAEAGGQPTPEDQQIHALAVQARSGVEREMSDFAFQKALGGIWEFIGALNRYVDTAAPWELAKDPAKRPRLERVLCTLADALQFLGIILDPFVPDAAAKIRGALGYTKPPRLEDAVVGQLTSVPAVQKMAALFPRIEAKVSEETKSAAAAAPAGPVKIPIDDFMKVELRVAEVLAAERVPKSKKLLKLTVKVGDETRTVVAGIAEQYEPEPLVGRKVVIVANLQPATLMGVESNGMVLAASHEGTVSLLTLDKDVPPGSKVK; encoded by the coding sequence ATGGCCGACCGCACCTTCTACCTGACCACGCCGATCTACTACGTCAACGCGCGGCCGCACCTCGGGCACGCGTGCACGACCATCATGGCCGACGCGATGTGCCGATACCGGCGTCTGCGCGGCGAGCGCGTCTACCTCCTGACGGGCACCGACGAGCACGGGGAAAGGATCGCCCAGGTTGCGGCCGCCGCGGGCGTGACACCGCAGGCCTACGCCGACGAGATCTCCGGCGTCTTCCGCGAGACCTGGCGCCAGCTCGGGATCACCAACGACGACTTCATCCGCACGACGGAGCCGCGCCACAAGGCGGTCGTCCAGGCCATCCTTCAGAAGCTCTACGACGCCGGCGAGATCTATTTCGGCGAGTACGGCGGGTGGTACTGCTACGGCTGCGAGCGGTTCTACACCGAGAAGGAGATCGTGGACGGGAAATGCCCGGACCACCAGACGGCGCTCACCTTCATCAAGGAGAAGAACTACTTCTTCAGGATGTCGAAGCATCAGACGTGGCTGATCAAGCATCTCCAGGATCACCCGGACTTTATCCAGCCCGAGCGCTACCGGAACGAGGTGCTGGGCTTCCTCCGCGAGCCGCTCCAGGACCTCTCGATCAGCCGGCCCACGTCGCGGCTCACGTGGGGCATCCCGCTGCCCTTTGACGACCAGTACGTCACGTACGTCTGGTTCGACGCGCTGATCAACTACGTCTCGGCGCTCGGCTACCCGGACGGCGCGCTCTACAAGGAGCTCTGGCCCCACGTCGAGCACCTGATCGGCAAGGACATCCTCCAGCCCCACGGCGTCTACTGGCCGACCATGCTCCACGCGGCCGGGATCCCGCTCTACCAGCGCCTGAACGTCCACGGGTTCTGGTCGCTCGGCGGCGGGAAGATGTCGAAGTCGGTCGGCAACGTCGTCGAGGCCTTCCAGCTCACGGACAAGTACGGCCACGACGCCTTCCGCTACTTCCTCCTGCGCGAGATGAACTTCGGGCTCGACGCCTCCTTCACCGAGGAGGCCCTGGTCGGCCGTCTCAACGCCGACCTCGCCAACGACCTCGGCAACCTGGCGAGTCGCGCCACGACTCTGTTGTCGAGGTTCGGGGCCATCGCGGAGGCCGGCGGGCAGCCGACTCCCGAGGACCAGCAGATCCATGCGCTCGCGGTCCAGGCCCGGAGCGGCGTCGAGCGCGAAATGTCGGATTTTGCGTTCCAGAAGGCGCTCGGCGGGATCTGGGAGTTCATCGGCGCTCTCAACCGCTACGTGGATACGGCCGCGCCCTGGGAGCTCGCCAAGGACCCCGCCAAGCGGCCGAGACTCGAGAGAGTTCTCTGCACGTTGGCCGACGCGCTTCAGTTCCTCGGCATCATCCTCGATCCGTTCGTGCCTGACGCGGCGGCCAAGATACGCGGCGCGCTCGGCTACACGAAGCCGCCGAGGCTCGAGGATGCCGTCGTGGGGCAGCTCACGAGCGTTCCAGCCGTCCAGAAGATGGCTGCCCTCTTCCCGAGAATCGAGGCCAAGGTGAGCGAAGAAACCAAATCGGCAGCGGCGGCCGCGCCGGCAGGCCCCGTCAAGATCCCCATCGACGACTTCATGAAGGTCGAGCTCCGCGTGGCCGAGGTGCTCGCCGCCGAGCGCGTGCCGAAGTCGAAGAAGCTCCTCAAGCTCACTGTCAAGGTGGGGGACGAAACCCGCACCGTCGTGGCCGGCATCGCGGAGCAGTACGAGCCCGAGCCGCTCGTCGGCCGCAAGGTCGTCATCGTCGCGAATCTCCAGCCCGCCACGCTGATGGGCGTCGAGTCCAACGGCATGGTGCTGGCCGCCTCGCACGAGGGCACCGTGTCCCTTCTCACGCTCGACAAGGACGTGCCGCCCGGGTCCAAGGTCAAGTAG
- a CDS encoding enoyl-CoA hydratase-related protein, whose translation MSYADVLYEVTNQIAWLTINRPDKGNTFRRQTVLDLIAALNDARNDAGVRVVVLTGAGDRFFCIGGEKEPNDGRLHYHNTPPVVDLYSLIDLMPVPVIAMVNGFAVGGGNVLANMCDLTVASDQATFRQVGPMMGSYDAGFGTWYLEDSVGRKRAKEIWYLNRKYGAKEAQAMGLVNDVAPHAELRARTEAICEELKKRGPQALAALKAAFHARHNGVFGMSRITIDHLVANYYHTDEAKEMGRAFNDKKDPNPEKFYR comes from the coding sequence ATGTCCTACGCCGACGTCCTGTACGAGGTCACGAACCAGATCGCGTGGCTGACCATCAACCGCCCGGACAAGGGCAACACCTTTCGGCGCCAGACCGTGCTCGATCTGATCGCCGCGCTCAACGACGCGCGCAATGACGCGGGCGTGCGCGTGGTCGTGCTGACCGGCGCGGGCGACCGCTTCTTCTGCATCGGTGGCGAGAAGGAGCCCAACGACGGCCGGCTCCACTACCACAATACGCCGCCCGTCGTGGACCTCTACAGCCTCATCGACCTCATGCCCGTGCCCGTCATCGCCATGGTCAACGGCTTCGCAGTGGGCGGCGGCAACGTGCTCGCCAACATGTGCGACCTGACGGTGGCGAGCGATCAGGCGACCTTCCGGCAGGTGGGGCCGATGATGGGCTCCTACGACGCGGGCTTCGGCACCTGGTACCTGGAAGACTCGGTGGGCAGAAAGCGCGCCAAGGAGATCTGGTACCTCAACCGCAAGTACGGCGCGAAGGAGGCGCAGGCGATGGGTCTCGTGAACGACGTGGCGCCGCACGCGGAGCTGCGCGCGCGCACCGAGGCGATCTGCGAGGAGCTGAAGAAGCGCGGGCCGCAGGCGCTCGCCGCGCTCAAGGCCGCCTTCCACGCGCGCCACAACGGCGTCTTCGGCATGAGCCGCATCACCATCGACCACCTCGTGGCGAACTACTACCACACGGACGAGGCGAAGGAGATGGGCCGCGCCTTCAACGACAAGAAGGACCCGAACCCCGAGAAATTCTACCGCTAG
- a CDS encoding DUF5924 family protein: MPPRLQSPAPPPTDAPAARRTRIDWLKRWGISAFSLGLGLATLFVFRRGLPHVGWIVGYLLLLVVLVAAVTELRQPLERRGRRRILSAADYAIQSLYHGLLLFVLPAYYASATLDSLNALFLAGVVAGALVTAIDPWYAAIVHPRRWLNQALLAFSIFAALNVALPLLGIRPILALEGAAALTAVAMMPVFRERGALSWRQAYVRSTVLAVAAMAALWLGRAAVPPAPLFVATATAARSVTMLEPVEPVESPIPAQTVEGWGGIAAYTAVYAPAGLRQPIEHVWWKDGQLLGRVPLAPLRGGRKEGFRTYSRKTDLKPPYDGRYRVDVVTASGQLIGRLRFTVTP, translated from the coding sequence ATGCCGCCGCGACTGCAATCCCCAGCGCCCCCGCCGACTGACGCGCCCGCCGCGCGGCGGACGCGGATCGACTGGCTCAAGCGTTGGGGAATCTCCGCCTTCTCGCTCGGCCTGGGGCTCGCGACGCTCTTCGTCTTCAGGCGCGGGCTGCCTCACGTGGGCTGGATCGTCGGCTACCTTCTCCTGCTCGTGGTGCTCGTGGCCGCGGTCACCGAGCTTCGCCAGCCGCTCGAGCGCCGCGGCCGGCGCCGCATCCTCAGCGCCGCGGACTACGCCATACAGTCCCTCTACCACGGGCTCCTGCTCTTCGTGCTCCCCGCCTACTACGCGAGCGCGACGCTCGACTCACTGAACGCGCTGTTTCTCGCCGGCGTCGTGGCGGGAGCCCTCGTGACGGCGATCGATCCCTGGTACGCAGCCATCGTCCACCCACGGCGCTGGCTCAACCAGGCGCTGCTGGCCTTCTCCATCTTCGCCGCGCTCAACGTGGCGCTGCCGCTCCTCGGCATTCGGCCCATCCTGGCGCTCGAGGGGGCGGCGGCGCTGACCGCAGTGGCGATGATGCCGGTGTTCCGCGAGCGGGGCGCGCTCAGCTGGCGGCAAGCGTACGTGCGCTCGACCGTGCTCGCCGTCGCGGCCATGGCGGCGCTGTGGCTCGGGCGCGCGGCGGTGCCGCCCGCCCCGCTCTTTGTCGCGACCGCGACCGCCGCCCGCAGCGTAACCATGCTCGAGCCGGTCGAACCTGTCGAGAGCCCGATCCCCGCGCAGACAGTCGAGGGCTGGGGGGGCATCGCGGCCTATACCGCCGTGTACGCGCCGGCCGGACTGCGGCAGCCCATCGAGCATGTCTGGTGGAAGGACGGGCAACTCCTCGGGCGTGTACCGCTCGCGCCGCTTCGCGGCGGACGCAAGGAAGGCTTCAGGACCTACTCGCGGAAGACCGACCTCAAGCCGCCCTACGACGGGCGCTACCGCGTGGATGTGGTGACGGCATCGGGCCAGCTGATCGGACGCCTGCGCTTCACCGTCACACCCTGA